A window of Halomonas sp. GFAJ-1 contains these coding sequences:
- a CDS encoding C4-dicarboxylate ABC transporter substrate-binding protein, with the protein MKRNLLNASIIAASFSFSLGGVATAQELPNTMTWTAYDVGSQGHSEASAIADAFGRAYDTRIRIQPAGSAIGRLQPLVSGRADYAFLATESFFASEGTFDFAERRWGPQDLRAVAGRPSSFGIPTAADAEIHSLEDLRGKRVAYAAGNPSVSVKCDAILAFAGLTRDDVEEVMFPAHGAAMSSLVQGQADAVCTTTTASQLYELEESPRGLRWVDIPADDEEAWARMNQVAPVFQPFTETIGAGLSEDAPANMLAYRYPIIVAMADKDEDEVYAYIKSLDESYDLYKDATSAIHRWSIKDSGVPPIDIPFHAGAVRYMQEQNLWSDEMNAWNEARIARLEALQAAWEQTLEEASDLDDEAFKARWEERRQATLDEL; encoded by the coding sequence ATGAAACGTAATCTATTAAACGCCAGCATTATTGCCGCTTCTTTTTCATTCTCTCTGGGAGGTGTGGCGACTGCCCAGGAACTGCCCAATACCATGACTTGGACAGCCTACGATGTCGGCTCGCAGGGGCATTCTGAAGCATCTGCTATTGCCGATGCCTTTGGTCGTGCTTACGACACGCGCATCCGTATTCAGCCAGCTGGATCTGCCATAGGGCGGTTGCAGCCGCTTGTGTCAGGGCGAGCGGATTATGCCTTCCTGGCGACCGAGTCATTTTTTGCATCTGAAGGAACCTTCGACTTTGCTGAGCGCCGTTGGGGGCCTCAGGATCTGCGTGCGGTGGCTGGCCGACCCTCCTCGTTTGGTATTCCCACCGCTGCCGATGCAGAAATTCATAGTCTGGAAGATTTGCGCGGTAAGCGTGTTGCGTATGCCGCGGGCAACCCTTCAGTGAGCGTGAAGTGCGATGCCATCCTGGCCTTTGCGGGGCTCACACGTGATGACGTTGAAGAGGTGATGTTCCCGGCACACGGTGCCGCCATGAGCTCGCTGGTACAGGGCCAAGCTGATGCCGTGTGCACCACGACCACGGCAAGCCAGCTCTATGAGCTGGAAGAGTCACCACGCGGGCTGCGCTGGGTGGATATTCCTGCCGACGACGAGGAAGCCTGGGCACGCATGAATCAGGTGGCGCCGGTCTTCCAGCCGTTCACCGAGACCATTGGTGCAGGCTTATCTGAAGATGCCCCGGCTAACATGCTGGCCTACCGCTACCCGATCATTGTCGCTATGGCCGATAAAGATGAAGACGAGGTTTATGCCTACATCAAGTCGTTGGATGAGTCTTACGACCTCTATAAGGATGCGACGTCAGCCATTCATCGCTGGTCGATCAAGGACTCTGGTGTCCCGCCGATTGATATCCCCTTCCATGCGGGTGCCGTGCGCTATATGCAGGAGCAGAACCTGTGGAGCGATGAAATGAATGCCTGGAACGAAGCGCGCATCGCTCGTTTAGAAGCCTTGCAAGCCGCATGGGAGCAAACCCTGGAAGAGGCTAGCGACCTTGATGACGAGGCCTTTAAAGCACGCTGGGAAGAGCGCCGTCAGGCCACGCTTGACGAACTTTAA